One region of Glycine max cultivar Williams 82 chromosome 9, Glycine_max_v4.0, whole genome shotgun sequence genomic DNA includes:
- the LOC100785207 gene encoding GDT1-like protein 3 — protein MAPNFDNRRFVLALRIFLLLSLFFNLSPTFAQDSLVQNAKEDSGESVDLGRRAKIALNGIENDSILSLGLDSTGPGLFDAFFASFSMILVSEIGDETFIIAALMAMRHPKSIVLSGALSALIIMTVLSTGLGRIVPNLISRKHTNSAATVLYAFFGLRLLYIAWRSSDSKSSQKKEMEEVEEKLDGGQGKTSVRRFFSRFCTPIFLESFILTFLAEWGDRSQIATIALATHKNAIGVAVGATIGHTICTSLAVVGGSMLASKISQRSVATVGGLLFLGFSVSSYFYPPL, from the exons ATGGCTCCGAACTTCGACAATCGAAGATTCGTTCTCGCTCTTCGcattttccttctcctctccTTATTCTTCAACCTCTCACCGACCTTCGCTCAG GATTCTCTCGTGCAGAACGCGAAGGAAGATTCCGGCGAATCTGTGGATCTCGGTCGCCGCGCCAAA ATTGCATTGAATGGTATAGAGAATGATTCGATCCTTTCTCTTGGCTTGGACTCCACCGGTCCTGGACTCTTCGACGCATTTTTCGCGAGTTTTTCGATGATCCTTGTCAGTGAG ATTGGGGATGAGACGTTTATAATAGCAGCTCTCATGGCTATGCGTCACCCTAAGTCAATTGTCTTGTCTGGTGCGCTCAGTGCTCTGATTATAATGACA GTACTTTCTACAGGGCTTGGCAGGATTGTGCCTAATTTGATTTCTAGGAAGCATACAAATAGTGCTGCTACAG TTCTTTATGCTTTCTTTGGGTTAAGGTTACTGTACATTGCATGGAGATCATCAGATTCAAAATCCTCACagaagaaagaaatggaagaa GTTGAAGAAAAACTGGATGGTGGACAAGGGAAAACTTCAGTTAGGCGCTTCTTTTCAAGATTTTGTACACCAATATTTTTGGAG tcttttattttaacattCCTTGCTGAGTGGGGTGACCGTAGCCAGATAGCGACAATTGCA CTGGCAACCCACAAAAATGCAATTGGAGTAGCAGTTGGGGCCACTATAGGACACACCATCTGTACCTCTCTGGCTGTAGTGGGAGGAAGCATGCTGGCATCTAAGATTTCCCAACGCTCAGTAGCCACTGTTGGTGGCTTGCTCTTCCTCGGATTTTCTGTATCTTCATATTTCTACCCGCCTCTATGA